In a single window of the Neoarius graeffei isolate fNeoGra1 chromosome 28, fNeoGra1.pri, whole genome shotgun sequence genome:
- the atf5a gene encoding uncharacterized protein atf5a, giving the protein MMAMSAPIWKALLGCPADPLALSHPQANHSQLERRRGEGPEESQHLIGDGLSDWMTEEVDFSSYLPTPHSSPSPNASLPPSPLQHDIQVPSDLEVMTSLLQEELAQLEDYFLSDPLPEKVSKLGKCDKGPPPVGPPSYYQLPYASYSASSQSESSPLLVTLATGELDLLSFCGGPIGRSKMPRHTPYGCSRPNANVCSRKRVSDGVKVSEGYENGIWSSKGNTSGNSAVGLNGSYSCVEDERVVGKGYCLGSAVEIRRCAILPKEEKNCRYSDEAIGISKVVSSSYGFGGPIQVPHKKEEMMMYGVREVNMNGMDGSGEMEMMSEGKTSIGDVVKANIPWKTESNEGCYLQGRTHDEAYHNFLGSINEPVKAEGIEMHRQHGDYHCSFLEGQDPDCLSGDRHGHEMGAHCPRGVCALKEEPCIVKPDLDVSLMDNNQGERKQKKRDQNKTAAHRYRQRKRAELDSLEEQLHGLEGRNRELRDKAESVEREIQYVKDLLIEVYKARSQRLKQEAST; this is encoded by the exons ATGATGGCAATGTCAGCGCCCATATGGAAGGCTCTACTTGGATGCCCGGCAgaccccctcgctctctctcacccacaggctaaccacagCCAATTGGAGAGGCGCAGAGGGGAGGGGCCAGAGGAGAGCCAGCACTTAATTG GTGATGGTCTCAGTGACTGGATGACGGAAGAAGTGGATTTCTCCTCATACCTCCCAACCCCTCACTCCTCTCCCTCCCCCAATGCATCCCTTCCCCCTTCGCCCCTCCAGCATGATATCCAGGTGCCCTCTGATTTGGAGGTCATGACATCTCTGCTGCAGGAAGAGCTTGCTCAGCTGGAGGATTACTTCCTGTCTGACCCGCTCCCAGAGAAAGTCTCCAAACTGGGCAAATGTGACAAGGGGCCACCACCAGTGGGGCCCCCATCATACTACCAGTTGCCCTATGCATCATATTCTGCTTCTAGCCAATCAGAATCTAGCCCCCTACTTGTTACCCTAGCAACTGGGGAACTAGACCTGCTGAGCTTTTGTGGGGGTCCCATTGGCCGATCAAAGATGCCTAGACACACCCCTTACGGTTGCAGCCGTCCCAATGCCAACGTTTGCAGCCGCAAGAGAGTTTCTGATGGGGTGAAAGTGAGTGAAGGCTATGAGAATGGCATCTGGAGTTCCAAAGGAAATACCTCAGGTAACTCAGCTGTTGGGCTTAATGGTAGCTACAGCTGTGTGGAGGATGAACGGGTGGTGGGCAAAGGGTACTGCTTGGGCAGCGCGGTGGAGATCCGAAGATGTGCCATTTTACCCAAAGAAGAAAAGAACTGCCGCTACTCAGATGAAGCTATTGGTATAAGCAAAGTTGTTAGCAGCAGCTATGGCTTCGGTGGGCCCATTCAAGTCCCACATAAAAAAGAAGAGATGATGATGTACGGTGTCCGAGAAGTCAACATGAACGGGATGGATGGAAGTGGAGAGATGGAAATGATGAGCGAAGGCAAAACATCCATTGGTGATGTGGTCAAGGCTAACATACCCTGGAAGACCGAGTCAAACGAAGGGTGCTATCTTCAAGGAAGAACCCATGATGAGGCCTACCACAACTTCCTAGGGTCCATCAACGAGCCAGTAAAAGCAGAAGGTATCGAGATGCATCGTCAGCATGGCGACTATCACTGCAGTTTTCTCGAAGGTCAAGACCCTGACTGCTTGAGTGGAGACAGACATGGACACGAAATGGGTGCTCATTGCCCCCGAGGTGTCTGTGCACTGAAGGAAGAGCCCTGCATTGTGAAACCAGACCTGGATGTctcccttatggataacaatcaaGGAGAACGTAAACAGAAGAAGAGAGATCAGAACAAGACTGCAGCTCACAG GTATCGGCAGAGGAAGAGAGCAGAACTGGACTCGTTGGAGGAACAGCTTCATGGCCTGGAGGGAAGAAACCGAGAACTTCGGGACAAGGCCGAATCGGTGGAGCGAGAGATCCAGTATGTGAAAGACCTTCTCATCGAGGTGTACAAGGCCCGCAGTCAACGCCTAAAACAAGAAGCCAGCACCTGA